A genomic stretch from Corynebacterium sp. 21KM1197 includes:
- a CDS encoding phosphomannomutase/phosphoglucomutase, whose amino-acid sequence MRTRESVTAVIKAYDIRGVVGSDIDAEFVRDAGAAFAHLLREEGETTLAVGHDMRPSSPELARAFAEGATSQGLNVVLLGLTSTDELYFASGSQECAGAMFTASHNPAEYNGIKLCRRGARPVGQDTGLAEITEALVNGVPEYAGERGTVSERDVLGEYGAYLRSLVDLSQIKPLVVAVDAANGMGGLTVPAVFEGLPLDIRPLYFELDGTFPNHEANPLEPKNLVDLQRFVVEQKADIGLAFDGDADRCFVVDEQGNPVSPSAICALVAQRYLGENQGATIIHNLITSRTVPEVIEENGGTAVRTRVGHSFIKASMAEHGAVFGGEHSAHYYFTEFFNADSGILAAMHVLVALGAQEAGQPLSELMAQYSRYAASGEINSTVADQQAATQAVVEAFKDRTESIDTLDGVTIQLSGTPAWFNVRASNTEPLLRLNLEAPTQAEVDTLVAEILDIIRA is encoded by the coding sequence ATGCGCACCCGTGAATCCGTGACCGCTGTGATTAAGGCCTATGACATTCGAGGCGTGGTGGGGAGCGATATTGACGCGGAGTTCGTCCGCGATGCCGGTGCGGCCTTTGCCCACCTGCTGCGCGAGGAGGGGGAGACCACCCTGGCAGTGGGGCACGATATGCGCCCCTCCTCCCCGGAATTGGCGCGGGCCTTTGCGGAGGGGGCCACCAGCCAGGGCCTCAACGTGGTGCTGCTGGGCCTGACCTCCACCGACGAACTCTACTTCGCCTCCGGCTCCCAGGAATGCGCGGGCGCGATGTTTACCGCCAGCCACAATCCGGCGGAATATAACGGAATCAAGCTGTGCCGCCGGGGCGCGCGCCCCGTGGGGCAGGATACCGGCCTGGCCGAGATCACCGAGGCTCTGGTAAACGGCGTGCCGGAGTACGCGGGGGAGCGCGGCACCGTCTCCGAGCGCGACGTGCTGGGGGAGTACGGGGCCTACCTGCGTTCCCTGGTGGATCTGAGCCAGATCAAGCCGCTGGTGGTGGCGGTGGACGCCGCAAATGGCATGGGTGGGCTGACGGTTCCGGCGGTGTTTGAGGGCCTGCCCCTGGATATTCGCCCCCTGTACTTTGAGCTGGACGGCACCTTCCCCAATCATGAGGCTAACCCCCTGGAGCCGAAGAACCTGGTGGACTTGCAGCGCTTTGTGGTGGAGCAGAAGGCGGACATCGGCCTGGCCTTTGATGGGGATGCGGATCGGTGCTTTGTGGTCGATGAGCAGGGCAATCCCGTCTCCCCCTCCGCGATCTGCGCGCTAGTGGCCCAGCGCTACCTGGGCGAGAACCAGGGAGCCACGATCATTCACAATCTGATCACCTCGCGCACCGTGCCGGAGGTCATCGAGGAAAATGGTGGCACCGCCGTGCGCACCCGCGTGGGGCACTCCTTCATCAAGGCGTCGATGGCGGAGCACGGGGCGGTATTCGGCGGCGAGCACTCCGCGCACTACTACTTCACGGAGTTCTTCAACGCGGACTCGGGTATCCTGGCGGCCATGCACGTCCTGGTGGCCCTGGGCGCGCAGGAGGCGGGACAGCCACTTTCCGAGTTGATGGCCCAGTACAGCCGCTACGCCGCTTCCGGGGAGATCAATTCCACGGTGGCCGATCAGCAGGCCGCCACGCAGGCCGTGGTGGAGGCGTTCAAGGACCGCACCGAGTCCATCGACACCCTCGACGGCGTGACCATTCAGCTTTCCGGCACCCCCGCCTGGTTCAACGTGCGCGCCTCGAATACCGAGCCGCTGCTGCGCCTCAACCTTGAGGCCCCCACCCAGGCAGAGGTGGATACCCTCGTGGCGGAGATTCTGGACATCATTCGGGCCTAA
- the manA gene encoding mannose-6-phosphate isomerase, class I: MDKLNGVIRAYPWGSRTLIPGLRGEPVPSTNPQAELWYGAHPASPSTLVATQEALDAAIAADPESHLGPRVRGAFGDRLPFLLKLLAAAEPLSLQAHPSKEQAEEGFARENAEGIALEAANRNYKDDNHKPELIVALTEFTAMAGFRPLARTLELFAVLDCPEVERYLTMLDPQGDEAVNLRALFTTWITIPHAVRTALIQAIVERARAVAGRGDWIGDVLATVLDLQERYPGDIGVLGALLLNHIHLEPGQAIYLDAGQLHAYVKGMGVEIMANSDNVLRGGLTSKYVDVPELVRLLTFDSLAEPTVECDSQGYYAVPCAEFHLSRHRIEPGDSGMVVEHDGPSIVMCTGGQVRVGEQTIAAGEAAWIPACEPAVWCSVEGGAAEVFWARV, encoded by the coding sequence ATGGACAAGCTCAACGGGGTGATTCGCGCCTATCCCTGGGGATCGCGCACCCTGATCCCCGGCCTGCGCGGTGAGCCAGTGCCCTCCACGAACCCCCAGGCGGAACTCTGGTACGGGGCGCACCCGGCTTCCCCCTCCACGCTGGTTGCCACCCAGGAGGCCCTCGACGCCGCCATCGCGGCCGACCCGGAATCTCACCTGGGCCCCCGGGTGCGCGGGGCATTCGGGGATCGGCTGCCCTTCCTGCTCAAACTACTGGCGGCCGCAGAACCTCTCTCCCTTCAGGCTCACCCCTCCAAGGAGCAGGCGGAGGAGGGCTTTGCCCGGGAAAACGCCGAGGGCATCGCCCTGGAGGCGGCAAACCGCAACTACAAGGACGATAATCACAAGCCGGAACTCATCGTGGCGCTCACAGAGTTCACCGCGATGGCGGGGTTCCGGCCGCTGGCGCGCACCCTGGAACTCTTCGCGGTCCTGGATTGCCCGGAGGTGGAGCGCTACCTCACCATGCTCGATCCCCAGGGCGATGAGGCGGTGAATCTGCGCGCGCTTTTCACCACGTGGATCACCATTCCCCATGCGGTGCGCACGGCGTTGATCCAGGCGATCGTGGAGCGCGCCCGGGCTGTGGCGGGGCGCGGGGATTGGATTGGCGATGTGCTGGCCACCGTCCTGGACTTGCAGGAGCGCTATCCCGGCGATATTGGCGTGCTGGGGGCCCTGCTGCTCAATCACATCCACCTGGAACCCGGCCAGGCGATTTACCTGGACGCGGGCCAGTTGCACGCCTACGTCAAGGGCATGGGCGTAGAGATCATGGCGAACTCCGATAACGTGCTGCGCGGCGGGCTGACTTCCAAGTACGTGGACGTGCCGGAATTGGTGCGGCTGCTTACCTTTGATTCCCTGGCCGAGCCCACCGTGGAGTGCGATTCCCAGGGGTATTATGCGGTGCCCTGCGCGGAGTTTCACCTCAGCCGCCACCGGATCGAGCCGGGTGACTCGGGCATGGTGGTGGAGCACGATGGTCCCTCCATCGTGATGTGCACGGGGGGGCAGGTGCGAGTGGGGGAGCAGACCATCGCGGCCGGGGAGGCCGCGTGGATTCCGGCCTGCGAGCCTGCCGTGTGGTGCAGCGTGGAGGGTGGCGCGGCCGAGGTGTTCTGGGCGCGCGTGTAA
- a CDS encoding DUF4259 domain-containing protein: MGAWDIAIFAQQENEDFLEELGNLEGQEVVEAIRDACVLAQGEGVVSEEERLNGLAAATVAAIWAGAPFSAGDVADAHPFLRDLIGSGDEELREAAADLLENADVEEDLEVYVEALS, from the coding sequence GTGGGCGCATGGGACATCGCTATTTTTGCGCAGCAGGAAAACGAGGACTTCCTGGAGGAACTGGGAAACCTGGAGGGGCAGGAGGTGGTGGAGGCCATTCGTGATGCCTGCGTGCTGGCGCAGGGGGAGGGTGTGGTGAGCGAGGAGGAGCGCCTCAACGGCCTGGCTGCCGCCACGGTGGCGGCGATCTGGGCGGGTGCGCCGTTTTCTGCGGGGGACGTGGCGGACGCGCACCCCTTCCTGCGCGATCTCATCGGTTCCGGGGACGAGGAACTGCGCGAGGCGGCCGCGGACCTGCTGGAAAACGCGGACGTGGAGGAGGATCTAGAGGTGTACGTGGAGGCGTTATCCTAG
- the ahcY gene encoding adenosylhomocysteinase, protein MSTPLTHKVADLSLAEAGRHQIRLAEHEMPGLMALRREYAEEQPLRGARIAGSIHMTVQTAVLIETLTALGAQVRWSSCNIFSTDDAAAAAVVVGTGTPEDPQGPAVFAWKGETLEEYWWCLDQIFDWGEGQAPNMILDDGGDATMAVIKGSEYERAGAVPEDLPGDSDEEIAFRAMLRRVLAQDARKWSRTAETVRGVTEETTTGVHRLYHFAQQGSLPFPAMNVNDAVTKSKFDNKYGTRHSLIDGLNRATDMLMGGKNVLICGYGDVGKGCAEAMKGQGARVKVTEVDPINALQALMEGFPVVTVEEAIAEADIVITATGNLGIITFEHMLEMKDHAVLGNIGHFDNEIDMASLLHREDVTRQNIKPQVDEFTLPNGRSIIVLSEGRLLNLGNATGHPSFVMSNSFADQTIAQIELFQNAENYQKQVYRLPKILDEKVARIHVEALGGALTELTKEQADYIGVDVAGPFKPEHYRY, encoded by the coding sequence GTGAGCACCCCTTTGACCCATAAGGTGGCGGACCTCAGCCTGGCGGAGGCCGGCCGCCACCAGATTCGCCTGGCCGAGCACGAGATGCCGGGCCTGATGGCCCTGCGCCGCGAGTACGCCGAGGAGCAGCCCCTGCGCGGCGCGCGCATCGCCGGTTCCATTCACATGACCGTGCAGACGGCGGTGCTCATCGAGACGCTCACGGCCCTGGGCGCGCAGGTGCGCTGGTCCTCCTGCAACATCTTCTCCACTGACGACGCCGCCGCAGCCGCCGTGGTCGTGGGCACCGGCACTCCGGAGGACCCTCAGGGCCCGGCGGTATTCGCCTGGAAGGGCGAGACGCTGGAGGAATACTGGTGGTGCCTGGATCAGATCTTCGACTGGGGTGAGGGCCAGGCCCCGAACATGATCCTGGACGATGGCGGCGACGCCACGATGGCCGTGATCAAGGGCAGCGAGTACGAGCGCGCGGGCGCGGTGCCGGAGGACCTCCCCGGTGACTCGGACGAGGAGATTGCCTTCCGTGCCATGCTGCGCCGGGTGCTGGCCCAGGACGCACGCAAGTGGAGCCGCACGGCGGAGACCGTGCGCGGCGTCACCGAGGAGACCACCACCGGGGTGCACCGCCTCTATCACTTTGCCCAGCAGGGTTCCTTGCCGTTCCCGGCGATGAACGTGAACGACGCCGTAACCAAGTCGAAGTTCGACAATAAATACGGCACCCGGCACAGCCTGATCGACGGCCTCAACCGCGCCACGGACATGCTCATGGGCGGAAAGAACGTGCTCATCTGCGGCTACGGGGACGTGGGAAAGGGCTGCGCGGAGGCGATGAAGGGCCAGGGCGCGCGGGTGAAGGTCACGGAGGTGGACCCGATCAACGCGCTCCAGGCCCTCATGGAGGGCTTCCCCGTGGTTACGGTGGAGGAGGCCATCGCGGAGGCGGACATCGTGATTACCGCCACCGGCAACCTGGGCATTATCACCTTCGAGCACATGCTGGAGATGAAGGATCACGCGGTGCTGGGCAACATCGGGCACTTTGACAATGAGATTGACATGGCCTCCCTCCTGCACCGGGAGGACGTGACCCGGCAAAACATCAAGCCGCAGGTGGACGAGTTCACTCTGCCCAATGGGCGTTCCATCATCGTGCTCTCGGAGGGGCGCCTGCTCAACCTGGGCAACGCCACCGGGCACCCCAGCTTTGTGATGTCCAACTCCTTTGCGGATCAGACCATCGCCCAGATCGAGCTATTCCAGAACGCGGAGAACTATCAGAAGCAGGTGTATCGCCTGCCCAAGATCCTGGACGAGAAGGTGGCCCGGATTCACGTGGAGGCCCTGGGCGGTGCGCTGACGGAACTGACCAAGGAGCAGGCCGATTACATCGGCGTGGACGTGGCGGGTCCCTTCAAGCCGGAGCACTACCGCTACTGA
- a CDS encoding dTMP kinase has product MIISIEGIDGAGKNTLVGAIRAELGAEVLAFPRYEQSVHARLAQRALHGEMGDLVDSVYGMATLFALDRRGAAAELRPYQSGGIVVLDRYVASNAAYSAARLAADPRRSEEVVKWVRELEFEQFGLPVPDLQVLLDTPPGEASARAQAREQRDTSRTRDRYERDGGLQERTYAAYRELARRQWAGPWLVASEPQEVVQAVRDLAEER; this is encoded by the coding sequence ATGATTATCTCCATCGAGGGCATCGACGGCGCGGGGAAGAACACCCTGGTGGGGGCGATCCGCGCGGAACTAGGAGCCGAGGTACTGGCCTTTCCCCGCTATGAGCAGTCCGTGCACGCGCGCCTCGCCCAGCGCGCCCTGCACGGAGAGATGGGTGATCTGGTGGATTCCGTCTACGGCATGGCCACCCTCTTTGCCCTGGATCGGCGCGGCGCGGCGGCGGAGTTACGCCCCTACCAAAGCGGTGGGATCGTGGTACTGGATCGCTACGTCGCCTCCAACGCGGCCTACTCGGCGGCCCGCCTGGCCGCCGATCCGCGGCGCTCGGAGGAGGTGGTGAAGTGGGTGCGGGAACTGGAGTTTGAGCAGTTCGGTCTGCCCGTGCCGGACCTCCAGGTGCTGCTGGATACGCCGCCGGGGGAGGCGTCGGCACGCGCCCAGGCGCGGGAGCAGCGCGACACCTCCCGTACCCGCGACCGCTACGAGCGCGACGGTGGCTTGCAGGAGCGCACCTACGCCGCCTACCGGGAGCTGGCGCGGCGGCAGTGGGCGGGGCCGTGGCTGGTAGCCTCAGAGCCACAAGAGGTAGTCCAAGCAGTGCGCGATCTCGCGGAGGAAAGATAA
- the mtrA gene encoding MtrAB system response regulator MtrA, which produces MVPKILVVDDDPAISEMLTLVLEGEGFDTVAVMDGVEAVPTAQREAPDLILLDLMLPGMNGVDICRAIRQESTVPIVMLTAKTDTVDVVLGLESGADDYITKPFKPKELVARIRARLRRTENEPSEVLEVGSVVIDVPRHSVRRDGEEVSLTPIEFDLLVEMARKPGQAFSRDELLERVWGYRQSADSRVVNVHVQRLRSKIEKDPENPTIILTVRGVGYKTGSGE; this is translated from the coding sequence ATGGTGCCCAAGATCCTGGTGGTGGACGATGATCCCGCGATCTCCGAGATGCTCACCCTGGTGCTAGAGGGAGAGGGCTTTGACACCGTGGCGGTGATGGACGGCGTGGAGGCCGTGCCCACCGCCCAGCGCGAGGCACCCGACCTCATTCTGCTGGACCTCATGCTTCCCGGCATGAACGGCGTGGATATCTGCCGGGCGATTCGGCAGGAATCCACCGTGCCGATCGTCATGCTCACCGCCAAGACGGACACGGTGGACGTGGTGCTGGGCCTGGAATCGGGGGCCGATGATTACATCACCAAGCCCTTCAAGCCCAAGGAACTGGTGGCCCGGATCCGCGCCCGCCTGCGCCGCACGGAGAACGAACCCAGCGAGGTCCTGGAGGTGGGTTCCGTGGTGATCGACGTCCCCCGGCACTCCGTGCGCCGCGACGGCGAGGAGGTATCCCTCACCCCCATCGAGTTCGACCTGCTGGTGGAGATGGCCCGCAAGCCCGGCCAGGCCTTTAGCCGCGATGAACTCTTAGAGCGGGTGTGGGGCTACCGACAGTCCGCCGATAGTCGCGTGGTGAACGTGCATGTGCAGCGCCTGCGCTCCAAGATCGAAAAGGATCCGGAGAACCCCACCATCATTCTCACCGTGCGGGGAGTGGGGTATAAGACGGGCTCGGGGGAGTAA
- the mtrB gene encoding MtrAB system histidine kinase MtrB — MRQKLARWQESIAESWRTSLQVRVIGSMLVSTSVVMLILGLAMISIVTQRLVDSKINTADSEIERVRLAVEQQIAATSPNNSVQVRLNSARAALTNRASAEADTSPYEPVLVVAHHEEAQVSAPQGFDIPSGLQKFVSEGQVSTQFHEVGRSDGTHYNALIIGSPTSSDIPGLQVYLVLSMEDDEETMALIRGLISAAAVIVVVLLIGIAWLLAQQVITPVRSASRIAERLAAGHLRERMSVEGEDEMARLAMSFNSMAESLSKQIQQLKEYGDLQRQFTSDVSHELRTPLTTVRMAADMIAMHADEFDPGTRRATELMISELDRFEDLLTDLLEISRHDAGVADLSESRLDIRMCVNEAWQQVEHLAAEIGVEVNIHTPEEPLYLTADSRRVERVLRNLLANAIDHSEGNPVEVRLAGNEEAVAVTVTDHGVGLREGQEELVFNRFWRADPSRKRHSGGTGLGLAIAQEDIVLHGGILDAAGTEGVGSQFRVVLPRSPKAKVDNSPLELEAPQA; from the coding sequence TTGAGGCAAAAACTCGCGCGGTGGCAGGAATCCATCGCGGAATCCTGGCGCACCTCGCTTCAGGTGCGGGTGATCGGCTCCATGCTGGTGTCCACCTCCGTGGTCATGCTCATCCTGGGCCTGGCGATGATCTCGATTGTCACCCAGCGCCTGGTGGACAGCAAGATCAACACCGCGGACTCGGAGATCGAGCGCGTGCGCCTGGCCGTGGAGCAGCAGATCGCGGCCACCTCGCCCAATAATTCCGTGCAGGTGCGCCTCAACTCCGCGCGCGCCGCGCTGACCAACCGCGCCAGCGCGGAGGCCGATACCTCCCCCTATGAGCCGGTGCTCGTGGTGGCTCACCACGAGGAGGCGCAAGTTTCCGCCCCCCAGGGCTTTGACATTCCCTCCGGGCTGCAAAAGTTCGTCAGCGAGGGGCAGGTGTCCACCCAGTTTCACGAGGTGGGCCGCAGCGACGGCACGCACTATAACGCCCTGATCATCGGCAGCCCCACCAGCTCCGATATTCCCGGCTTGCAGGTGTATCTGGTGCTCTCCATGGAGGACGACGAGGAGACGATGGCCCTGATACGTGGCCTGATCTCCGCGGCCGCCGTGATCGTGGTGGTGCTGCTCATTGGCATCGCCTGGCTGCTGGCCCAGCAGGTGATTACCCCGGTGCGCTCGGCCTCCCGGATCGCGGAGCGCTTGGCTGCGGGCCACCTGCGCGAGCGCATGTCCGTGGAGGGCGAGGACGAGATGGCGCGCCTGGCCATGAGCTTTAACTCCATGGCGGAATCCCTGTCCAAGCAGATTCAGCAACTCAAGGAATACGGCGACCTCCAGCGCCAGTTCACCTCGGACGTCTCCCACGAGTTGCGCACCCCCCTCACCACGGTGCGCATGGCGGCGGACATGATCGCCATGCACGCCGACGAGTTCGATCCCGGCACCCGCCGCGCCACGGAACTGATGATCAGCGAGCTGGATCGCTTCGAGGATCTGCTCACCGACCTGCTGGAAATCTCCCGGCACGACGCCGGCGTGGCGGACCTCAGCGAGTCCCGCCTGGACATCCGCATGTGCGTGAACGAGGCCTGGCAGCAGGTGGAGCACCTGGCCGCGGAGATCGGCGTGGAGGTGAATATCCACACCCCGGAGGAGCCGCTGTATCTCACGGCGGATTCGCGCCGGGTGGAGCGCGTGCTGCGCAACCTGCTGGCCAATGCCATCGACCACTCGGAGGGGAACCCGGTGGAGGTGCGCCTGGCGGGCAACGAGGAGGCCGTGGCGGTGACGGTGACCGATCACGGCGTGGGCCTGCGCGAGGGCCAGGAGGAATTGGTGTTCAACCGCTTCTGGCGGGCCGACCCCTCCCGCAAGCGCCACTCCGGGGGCACCGGCCTGGGGCTGGCCATTGCCCAGGAGGACATCGTCTTGCACGGCGGGATTCTCGACGCCGCCGGAACCGAGGGCGTGGGCTCCCAGTTCCGCGTGGTGCTGCCGCGTAGCCCGAAGGCGAAGGTGGACAACAGCCCCTTGGAATTGGAGGCACCGCAGGCATGA
- a CDS encoding LpqB family beta-propeller domain-containing protein: protein MISRKNPQAVLGPHTRQSGQPWQNPQVPRGRRKAWRTGVAIVCCASLLGACSTLPRNSEPRALRAFSSAPQEPEQTVVPEHDADPGVLLRDFFQASANPSQNYQSARAFLSSDVAPSWPKQQSIRVIEGMETSTEPGSTDSKHTLRIRANVIGEMDSEGSFVPLNERMETSVVFERNEDDQWRMTTLPGVVIIERTDLRNHYEPRTLYFPSKNGKNLVGDRRWVYRGQEDMRDTLLGMLLHGPSETIRPAVRSDIPQNASLSVSTSGMLRFAGMSGLDREQRIAFAAQVVWTLAGANIGGPYSIEVDGAPVEEGLEEITTDDVADYNPEVGSTTVTPLYAISEDGALVTVSANMAEPVPGPLGSAGSMEQADITADGHIALTRESGEHTRLYLGKIDGGVEEALEAGTVTRPSFEQGTSAAWSVIDGSEVVRVVRSSSTGELVHTTVNTSALSALRREESANTDSEAGSASAGASEAAATSTHNTPEPPRAPMTELRLSPSGARAAMIIDSRVYVGIVDKGEAGGRAIVNPMEVSPQLAGRVTAVDWGTDGSLLVGTNEAGSPLFRVEQDGSETAAIASSTISAPVIAVADSGDKLYLTDSLAMRMMPDAPSGEEGYWREVPGLQGTRATPIVVH, encoded by the coding sequence ATGATTTCCCGGAAGAACCCCCAGGCCGTGCTCGGCCCGCACACCCGTCAGTCCGGCCAGCCTTGGCAGAACCCGCAGGTTCCGCGAGGTCGTCGCAAAGCATGGCGCACCGGAGTGGCCATCGTGTGCTGCGCGAGCCTGCTGGGTGCGTGCAGCACCTTGCCGCGTAACTCCGAGCCCCGAGCCCTGCGCGCCTTTAGTTCCGCACCGCAGGAGCCGGAGCAGACCGTGGTGCCGGAGCATGACGCCGACCCCGGCGTGCTGCTGCGCGATTTCTTCCAGGCCTCGGCCAATCCCTCGCAGAACTATCAGTCCGCGCGCGCCTTCCTCTCCTCCGATGTGGCCCCCTCCTGGCCCAAGCAGCAGAGCATCCGCGTGATCGAGGGCATGGAGACCAGCACGGAGCCGGGTTCCACCGATTCCAAGCACACCCTGCGCATCAGGGCCAACGTGATCGGGGAGATGGACTCGGAGGGTTCCTTTGTGCCGCTCAACGAGCGCATGGAAACCTCCGTGGTGTTCGAGCGCAACGAGGACGATCAGTGGCGCATGACCACCCTGCCCGGCGTGGTGATCATCGAGCGCACGGATCTGCGCAACCACTACGAGCCGCGCACCCTGTACTTCCCGAGCAAGAACGGCAAGAATCTGGTGGGTGATCGCCGCTGGGTGTATCGCGGCCAGGAGGATATGCGCGATACCCTGCTGGGCATGCTGCTCCACGGGCCCAGCGAGACGATCCGCCCCGCTGTGCGCAGCGATATTCCGCAGAATGCCTCCCTTTCCGTGAGCACCAGCGGCATGCTGCGCTTTGCCGGAATGAGTGGCCTGGATAGGGAACAGCGCATTGCCTTTGCCGCGCAGGTGGTGTGGACGCTGGCCGGGGCCAACATTGGCGGGCCTTATTCCATCGAGGTCGATGGCGCCCCCGTGGAGGAGGGCCTGGAGGAGATCACCACTGATGACGTGGCGGATTATAACCCCGAGGTGGGCTCGACCACCGTCACCCCGCTGTACGCCATATCCGAGGACGGCGCGCTGGTGACCGTCTCCGCGAACATGGCCGAGCCGGTGCCGGGCCCCCTGGGCTCTGCGGGTTCGATGGAGCAGGCGGACATCACCGCGGACGGCCACATTGCGCTCACCCGCGAATCCGGGGAGCACACCCGGCTGTACCTGGGCAAGATCGACGGGGGAGTGGAGGAGGCCTTAGAGGCGGGGACCGTCACCCGGCCCTCCTTCGAGCAGGGCACCTCGGCGGCTTGGTCGGTCATCGACGGCTCCGAGGTGGTGCGCGTGGTGCGCTCGTCGAGCACGGGAGAGTTGGTGCACACCACCGTGAATACCTCGGCGCTTTCCGCATTGCGGCGGGAGGAATCGGCCAATACGGACTCCGAGGCCGGAAGCGCGAGCGCAGGGGCCAGCGAGGCGGCGGCCACCAGTACCCACAACACCCCGGAACCGCCCCGGGCGCCCATGACGGAACTGCGCCTTTCCCCCTCCGGGGCTCGCGCCGCCATGATTATTGATTCCCGCGTGTACGTGGGCATCGTGGACAAGGGCGAGGCGGGTGGTCGGGCCATCGTGAACCCGATGGAGGTTTCCCCGCAGTTGGCGGGCCGGGTGACCGCCGTGGATTGGGGCACCGATGGTTCCCTGTTGGTGGGCACCAACGAGGCCGGAAGCCCGCTCTTTAGGGTGGAACAGGATGGCTCGGAGACGGCCGCCATCGCCTCCTCCACGATCTCGGCCCCGGTGATCGCCGTGGCGGACTCCGGGGACAAGCTCTACCTCACGGACTCCCTGGCCATGCGCATGATGCCGGACGCCCCCTCGGGCGAGGAGGGCTACTGGCGCGAGGTACCCGGCCTGCAAGGCACCCGCGCCACCCCCATCGTGGTGCACTAG
- a CDS encoding ComF family protein, producing the protein MELLLPRRCAGCGVAGEVLCPRCRLVWAQPPQRVTASLDPLVPVWSMGVYGGPRQRTIVSLKERGNRAVAGHIGAALAAGLEYLRARGELPEEAVALPAPTRARSARLRGGDHVTACCRAAGIPVAAGRLRYRGGVHDSVGLSAQERRRNVAGAVRIGGVLPPRVVLIDDVLTTGATIGAAAALLLAQGIEVDGAVVWAHA; encoded by the coding sequence GTGGAACTGCTGCTGCCCCGGCGCTGCGCGGGGTGCGGGGTGGCCGGGGAGGTGCTGTGCCCCCGGTGTCGGCTGGTGTGGGCGCAGCCGCCGCAGCGCGTCACCGCCTCCTTGGACCCGCTGGTGCCGGTGTGGTCAATGGGCGTTTATGGCGGCCCGCGCCAGCGCACGATCGTCAGCCTCAAGGAACGCGGCAACCGGGCGGTGGCCGGTCACATCGGCGCGGCCCTGGCGGCGGGCCTCGAATATCTGCGGGCGCGGGGCGAATTGCCCGAGGAGGCCGTGGCGCTGCCCGCCCCCACCCGCGCGCGCTCGGCGCGGCTGCGCGGCGGGGATCACGTCACCGCCTGCTGCCGGGCCGCCGGTATCCCGGTGGCGGCGGGCAGGCTGCGTTACCGGGGCGGGGTGCACGATTCCGTGGGGCTCAGCGCCCAGGAGCGGCGCCGCAACGTGGCCGGGGCGGTGCGGATTGGCGGGGTGCTGCCGCCCCGGGTGGTGCTTATCGACGACGTCCTGACCACCGGCGCGACCATCGGCGCGGCGGCCGCACTGCTGCTGGCCCAGGGGATCGAGGTGGATGGGGCCGTGGTGTGGGCGCATGCTTAG